The DNA sequence CTGGATGGCGATCTGGATGGATTCCTCGAATCCTTCCTCCGCTGGGGTATGGCGGAAAATTAACCAGGCTGATAATACGAATGCCTGCTGGTAAGTAATCAGAAACAGAGGGAAGTAAATCATGCGATCAGGAAAGCTGACTTGCGGTGTTTTAAGTATGTTCATTTCACTCAGCCTGGCTGGCTGCCTGAAAGTGGAACATCCTTCCCCTCCTGCCAAAACCAATGCCGAACCTCAGGTAGGCGAGTCGCCGGAAGCGAAACCAAAGCCGTCCCCCGCACCTCCGGGGGACGTTATTCCAGACACCGGATTGACCAAAGCCGAAATTGAAGAGGGCTGGATTGCCCTGTTTGACGGTCACAGTCTGTATGGCTGGAAACCCAACAACGACGTGAACTGGCACGTTGAAGAGGGAGTCATCAAAGCGAGCACCGGCGAACCGGGTCTGCTCCTGACAACATCCCCGTTCGCAGACTATGAGTTGCGTTTTGATTTTAAACTCGCTCCCGAAACCAACAGCGGCATGTTCCTCAGAACAACCTTCGATCCCAAAGATCCCACCAAAGACTGCTATGAACTGAATCTCTGTGACACAAAAACGGAGTTTCCCACCGGCAGTCTGGTCGGCCGCAGTAAAATCAAAGAAGCGGTCACCGCCAGTGCGGACTGGCAAACCTTTTATGTCCGCGTGGAAGGGGCTCAATTCCAGGCTTCACTCAACGGAAAAGAGGTTCTTAATTTCAAAGACACTTCTGAGAATCAGCGCGACATCGGTTTCATCGGTCTGCAAAAGAATGAAGGAGCCGTCGAATTCCGGAATATCTATCTAAAACCGCTCCGGATGATGACACTCTTCAACGGCGTCGATCTGGCAGGCTGGCAGGTCGTCCCCGGTTCTCAGAGCAAATTTGAAGTCGTCGACAAAACCATTCACGTGACCGCCGAGAAACAGGGCTATCTGGAAACTGAAGACACATTCGACAATTTCCTCTTTCAGGCCTCAGCCAAATCGAACGGAGAAGCACTTAACAGCGGTTATTTCTTTCGTGCCATCAAGGGTACCGAATCCGGAATGGCTAACGGCTACGAAGTTCAGATCCACAATGGATTCAAAGACAAGGATCGTACCAAACCCGAAAATGCAGGGACCGGTGCCATCTTCCGGAGAACGGAGGCCCGTCGTGTCGTTTCCAACGATCACGAGTGGTTCACCACCACTCTCAATGCTTACGGCTCTCACATCGCCGTCTGGATCGACGGCTATCAGGTCACCGACTGGGAAGACACCCGCAAACCGGATGAAAATCCGCGGAAGGGCCTGCGCCTCAAAGCCGGCCACATCAGCC is a window from the Gimesia benthica genome containing:
- a CDS encoding 3-keto-disaccharide hydrolase — its product is MRSGKLTCGVLSMFISLSLAGCLKVEHPSPPAKTNAEPQVGESPEAKPKPSPAPPGDVIPDTGLTKAEIEEGWIALFDGHSLYGWKPNNDVNWHVEEGVIKASTGEPGLLLTTSPFADYELRFDFKLAPETNSGMFLRTTFDPKDPTKDCYELNLCDTKTEFPTGSLVGRSKIKEAVTASADWQTFYVRVEGAQFQASLNGKEVLNFKDTSENQRDIGFIGLQKNEGAVEFRNIYLKPLRMMTLFNGVDLAGWQVVPGSQSKFEVVDKTIHVTAEKQGYLETEDTFDNFLFQASAKSNGEALNSGYFFRAIKGTESGMANGYEVQIHNGFKDKDRTKPENAGTGAIFRRTEARRVVSNDHEWFTTTLNAYGSHIAVWIDGYQVTDWEDTRKPDENPRKGLRLKAGHISLQGHDPTTDLNFKDLKLSNLPGESSPPAKSGK